From a region of the Fischerella sp. JS2 genome:
- a CDS encoding PAS domain S-box protein → MKITSRKLREEKLLQAEARYQAIVNAIPDTIFCISRDGEYLDFKGEYTTKEIVGKKLWEILPANVALLKQEAITKTLATNTLQVCEYQLSTPGGVRDYQARLVKSGENEVLAIVRDLTEPKQAEIALQSLAQKFSKAFRCSPDPITISTLKEGRYIEVNDSFVQLSGYQPSEVLGRTAFELNIWVNPSDRTKLLQQLETQGSLRNQEIKFRKKSGEIILVQVAAEVIELDGIPCLLAISRDITERKQTEELLHLSAQRDRLLTKTLMRIRQSLNLNEILQTTVNEVREFLQADRVFIALNDSCDLFKMIAESVNPQYPSVLNWKKKDKTILQELRTKLLTDKVRVVEDITQTTVSSHLAALYQQFQTKASLAVPIMLGKELFGALIANSCAKPRCWQQIEIDLLQQIAEQLAIAIQQVQLYQQLEQLNNNLERQVEERTAQLQQKMQELQEINQVKNVFLHAVSHDLRTTVMGNLMVLKNLLQNGGLGTGDWGQGGRLGGQGNNLSSLSPHLPTSSTPPIPIPRSIIERMIQGNDRQLRMIDSLLEIHSTEVEGIILNQEIIQFRTFIGEVIKSVEPMLRQNQSQLKTLVAEDLPLVTADSVKLHKFFVDLFTYILQTNPPGLDLLLTAKVEADMIRCTVQFNGTHMSKLECDRLFELYVHEPQARFSTGIGLKMYLSRQIIKAHGGEIGVNSNRQCGVSFWFTLPLASKYYVTPSK, encoded by the coding sequence ATGAAGATTACAAGCCGCAAGTTAAGGGAGGAAAAGTTACTTCAGGCTGAGGCGCGCTATCAGGCGATTGTAAATGCTATCCCCGATACAATTTTTTGTATCAGCCGCGATGGAGAGTATCTAGATTTCAAAGGCGAGTATACAACAAAAGAGATTGTCGGTAAAAAATTGTGGGAAATATTGCCTGCCAATGTAGCTTTGCTCAAGCAAGAAGCGATCACTAAAACTTTGGCTACTAACACTTTACAGGTTTGTGAATACCAACTGTCAACGCCTGGGGGAGTGCGAGATTATCAGGCGCGGTTAGTCAAAAGTGGTGAAAACGAAGTCTTAGCAATTGTTCGCGATCTTACAGAACCTAAACAAGCAGAAATTGCCTTACAAAGTTTGGCACAAAAATTTTCTAAAGCCTTTCGTTGCAGTCCTGATCCAATCACAATCAGTACACTTAAAGAAGGTCGCTACATAGAAGTTAACGATAGTTTTGTTCAACTTAGTGGTTATCAACCTTCAGAAGTCCTTGGGCGTACTGCTTTTGAGTTGAACATTTGGGTAAACCCAAGCGATCGCACAAAATTATTACAACAGTTAGAAACTCAAGGATCTCTTCGTAACCAAGAAATTAAATTTCGTAAAAAGTCTGGCGAGATAATTTTAGTACAAGTTGCGGCAGAAGTGATTGAGTTAGATGGTATCCCCTGCCTACTTGCAATTAGCCGCGATATCACTGAGCGTAAACAAACAGAGGAATTATTACACCTATCAGCTCAACGCGATCGCTTGTTGACAAAAACATTAATGCGAATTCGTCAATCCCTTAACTTAAACGAAATTTTGCAAACAACTGTCAACGAAGTTCGGGAATTTTTGCAGGCAGATAGGGTATTTATTGCCCTTAATGATAGCTGTGATTTATTCAAAATGATTGCCGAGTCGGTAAATCCGCAATATCCATCTGTCCTGAATTGGAAGAAAAAAGATAAAACTATTTTGCAAGAATTAAGAACAAAACTTTTGACAGATAAGGTACGTGTGGTTGAAGATATCACCCAAACCACAGTATCTTCCCACCTAGCAGCACTTTATCAGCAATTTCAAACTAAAGCTAGCTTGGCTGTACCAATTATGCTAGGTAAAGAATTGTTTGGGGCGTTAATTGCTAACTCTTGTGCTAAACCACGCTGTTGGCAACAAATCGAAATTGATCTACTCCAGCAGATTGCAGAACAACTAGCTATTGCTATCCAGCAAGTACAACTCTACCAACAACTAGAACAACTCAACAATAATCTAGAACGACAGGTGGAAGAACGTACTGCTCAACTACAGCAGAAAATGCAAGAATTGCAAGAAATTAACCAAGTCAAAAACGTCTTCTTACATGCAGTTTCTCATGATTTGCGGACTACGGTGATGGGTAATTTGATGGTGCTGAAGAATTTACTTCAAAATGGGGGACTGGGGACTGGGGACTGGGGACAAGGGGGACGACTTGGAGGACAAGGAAATAATCTTTCTTCTTTGTCTCCCCATCTCCCTACCTCTTCAACTCCCCCCATCCCCATTCCCCGTTCAATTATCGAGCGTATGATTCAAGGTAATGATCGACAACTGCGAATGATTGATTCATTACTGGAAATACATTCAACTGAAGTAGAGGGAATTATTCTTAACCAAGAAATTATCCAGTTTCGTACTTTTATTGGAGAAGTAATCAAAAGTGTAGAGCCAATGCTAAGGCAGAATCAGTCACAATTAAAAACATTGGTTGCTGAAGATTTACCGTTAGTGACTGCTGATTCTGTAAAATTACATAAATTTTTTGTTGATTTATTTACTTATATTCTCCAAACCAATCCACCGGGATTAGATCTACTACTTACTGCCAAAGTAGAAGCTGACATGATTCGTTGTACCGTTCAATTTAACGGTACTCACATGAGTAAACTGGAATGCGATCGCTTATTCGAGTTATATGTCCACGAGCCACAAGCACGTTTTTCTACAGGTATTGGCTTAAAGATGTATCTGTCTCGACAAATTATTAAGGCACATGGAGGGGAAATTGGTGTTAATAGTAACCGTCAGTGTGGAGTAAGTTTTTGGTTTACGTTACCCCTAGCAAGTAAATATTACGTTACCCCTAGCAAGTAA
- a CDS encoding glycosyltransferase, producing the protein MQTSLPTYALISVHGDPTAEIGKEGAGGQNIYVRELGLALAKRGCQVDIFTRREHPNQEEIVQLAPGCRTIRLSAGPAKFISRNELFEHLPEFVEAWLNFQQRTHVKYALIHTNYWLSGWVGLKLKAKLGFSQIHTYHSIGAVKYRDVQKPPQIALIRQHVEKAILEQTDCVIATSPQEAEDLRQFISQHGRIKVIPCGINAEHFSSVSQEVARQQLGIAPDSRIIMYVGRFDPRKGVETLVKACTNLPNPFKLYLVGGSREHAADFQEQLRIQALVEKLGLEAITVFTGRISQQMLPTYYAAGDICVVPSYYEPFGLVAIEAMAAGTPVIASEVGGLQHTVVHGETGLLVPSCNSNALAIAIRHLLEDPTLRQRYGNAARHWVRSRFSTQAVTAQIYELYQSLTLATFVQQIIQTQKLTPNLERQVQTLLKSNALKSNEIKALEKLIDSFSNGTVQWLSSNS; encoded by the coding sequence ATGCAAACTTCTCTACCTACTTACGCCTTAATTTCAGTTCACGGCGACCCGACGGCTGAAATTGGCAAAGAAGGAGCGGGTGGACAAAATATATATGTGCGCGAACTAGGATTGGCATTGGCAAAACGAGGATGTCAGGTTGATATTTTTACTCGACGTGAACACCCTAACCAAGAAGAAATTGTGCAACTAGCACCAGGATGTCGCACAATTCGTTTAAGTGCAGGACCAGCAAAATTCATTTCTAGAAACGAATTATTTGAGCATCTGCCAGAATTTGTGGAAGCTTGGCTGAATTTTCAACAACGAACTCATGTGAAATATGCACTAATTCACACTAATTACTGGCTTTCTGGTTGGGTAGGACTGAAACTGAAAGCAAAACTGGGGTTTTCCCAAATTCATACCTATCATTCCATAGGGGCTGTGAAATACCGTGATGTCCAAAAGCCACCACAGATTGCTTTGATTCGCCAGCATGTGGAAAAGGCTATTTTAGAGCAAACAGATTGTGTAATTGCTACTAGTCCCCAAGAAGCAGAAGATTTGCGTCAATTCATTTCGCAACACGGGCGCATCAAAGTAATTCCTTGTGGTATTAATGCTGAACATTTTAGTTCTGTGAGTCAGGAAGTTGCTCGTCAACAGTTGGGAATTGCCCCAGATTCTCGAATCATCATGTATGTAGGACGCTTTGACCCCCGCAAGGGAGTTGAAACCTTAGTCAAAGCCTGCACCAATTTGCCTAATCCATTTAAGCTCTATTTAGTTGGTGGTAGTCGTGAGCATGCAGCAGACTTTCAGGAACAACTACGCATTCAAGCCCTGGTAGAAAAACTGGGATTAGAAGCAATTACGGTTTTTACAGGACGGATATCCCAACAGATGTTACCTACTTACTATGCCGCAGGGGATATTTGCGTTGTGCCTAGTTATTACGAACCTTTTGGTTTAGTAGCGATTGAAGCAATGGCAGCAGGAACGCCCGTAATTGCTAGTGAGGTGGGGGGATTGCAACATACAGTGGTGCATGGTGAAACCGGACTGCTGGTTCCTTCGTGCAACTCCAATGCCTTAGCGATCGCAATTCGGCATCTGTTGGAAGATCCTACACTTCGGCAGCGCTATGGCAATGCTGCACGTCATTGGGTTCGATCTCGTTTCAGCACTCAGGCTGTCACTGCCCAAATTTACGAACTTTACCAATCTTTAACACTTGCGACGTTTGTCCAACAAATAATCCAAACTCAAAAGTTAACTCCGAATTTAGAAAGACAAGTCCAGACTTTGTTGAAATCAAATGCTTTGAAATCTAATGAAATTAAAGCTTTAGAAAAATTAATTGATTCCTTTTCTAATGGCACTGTGCAGTGGCTGAGTTCAAATTCATAA
- a CDS encoding DUF389 domain-containing protein, producing the protein MRQLIVQVPRGQGKEVLEIAKSLQGVSLAQLEAKGSEQLIDLVLIHISNRQVEDLFAKLEDLPDVNITLLPRGVITLHPPAEEAPQQALNIEERSPIEIFLSGLQSVGSWRGFLGYAAVAGFVVWIGLYTNTTYLLVAAMLIAPFAGPAMNVAIATARGDRQLLWRSVLRYFAALAMTIAVAAALSLILRQDIATSLMIEGSQVSSVTVLLPLAAGAAGALNLVQSERSSLVSGAATGMLVAASLAPPAGIVGIAGAIGRWDLVIDALFLLFLQLAGINLTAALLFRMFGLSAQGVRYPRGKPWVFPVALGFTVVVLAGLLTWQFVNPPNLQRSSLAQRANAEIQKLVNENRLVELVEANVRFTRANTKGQNTLLSVIYVQRRAGVSASSEEIRSSLTQAIQTHLLQQGFNVTPLVDVSVLEAPQKSER; encoded by the coding sequence ATGCGGCAACTAATTGTCCAAGTACCACGTGGACAGGGAAAAGAAGTTCTTGAGATTGCGAAGTCTCTTCAGGGGGTGAGCCTTGCTCAGCTTGAGGCAAAAGGTAGTGAGCAACTCATTGACTTAGTGCTGATTCATATTTCCAATCGGCAGGTAGAGGATCTGTTCGCAAAACTTGAAGACTTACCTGATGTAAACATCACGCTGCTACCAAGGGGAGTTATAACTCTGCACCCCCCAGCAGAGGAAGCACCTCAACAAGCACTAAATATAGAAGAACGCAGTCCCATAGAGATATTTCTCTCTGGCTTGCAGAGTGTTGGCTCTTGGCGGGGTTTTCTGGGGTATGCAGCAGTAGCTGGTTTTGTTGTCTGGATTGGCTTGTATACAAACACAACTTATCTGCTGGTAGCAGCAATGCTGATTGCACCATTTGCAGGCCCAGCAATGAATGTCGCAATTGCAACCGCAAGAGGCGATCGCCAACTACTCTGGCGTAGCGTACTGCGTTATTTTGCAGCATTGGCAATGACAATTGCAGTTGCAGCAGCCTTGAGTTTAATTTTGCGGCAGGATATTGCCACCAGCCTGATGATTGAAGGCAGCCAAGTTTCCTCGGTGACAGTGTTGTTACCCTTGGCAGCTGGGGCGGCCGGAGCATTAAACCTGGTACAATCCGAGCGCAGTAGTTTGGTATCTGGAGCGGCAACTGGAATGCTAGTCGCTGCTTCCTTGGCTCCGCCAGCCGGAATTGTTGGTATAGCAGGTGCTATTGGCAGATGGGATTTGGTGATTGATGCCTTATTTCTCCTGTTTCTGCAACTAGCAGGCATTAATTTAACGGCGGCGTTGTTGTTTAGGATGTTTGGTTTGTCTGCACAAGGAGTACGTTATCCACGGGGTAAACCTTGGGTGTTTCCTGTGGCGTTGGGATTCACTGTGGTAGTATTAGCTGGCTTACTAACTTGGCAGTTTGTCAATCCTCCAAATTTGCAACGCTCCTCCCTAGCTCAGAGAGCTAATGCTGAAATTCAAAAGCTAGTTAATGAAAATCGTTTGGTTGAACTGGTAGAGGCGAATGTTCGCTTTACCCGTGCCAATACTAAAGGTCAGAATACATTGCTGAGTGTAATTTATGTTCAACGTCGAGCAGGTGTGAGTGCATCCTCTGAGGAAATTCGCTCTAGTCTGACTCAAGCGATCCAAACTCATCTACTGCAACAAGGCTTTAATGTGACGCCTCTGGTTGATGTTAGCGTGCTTGAGGCTCCACAAAAAAGTGAAAGATGA